One window from the genome of Diospyros lotus cultivar Yz01 chromosome 11, ASM1463336v1, whole genome shotgun sequence encodes:
- the LOC127812817 gene encoding uncharacterized protein LOC127812817 yields the protein MAPYEALYGRKCRSPICWIEVGERQILEPELVQEMTEKIKIIQERIKEAQNRQKSYADTRRRKLVFQVGNKVYLKISSLRMVTRSNKKKGKLGPRYIGPYDIVERIGLVAYRLALPLALSNLHDVFHVSQLQKHEPDPFQVMPAETIKIQENLSYVEKPVNILDRRDQVLRNKSIPLVQVLWRNPVSEEITWEREEDTRLNFPYLFEDPIVRMSEE from the coding sequence ATGGCCCCCTATGAAGCCCTGTATGGACGAAAATGTAGGTCCCCGATATGTTGGATTGAGGTAGGTGAACGTCAAATCTTGGAACCTGAGCTAGTTCAGGAAATgacagaaaagataaagatcatTCAAGAGAGAATTAAGGAAGCTCAGAATCGCCAGAAATCCTACGCAGATACGAGAAGAAGGAAATTAGTGTTCCAAGTAGGTAACAAAGTGTACCTAAAGATATCTTCGCTAAGAATGGTAACTCgcagcaacaagaaaaagggcaagttaGGTCccaggtatataggaccatatgaTATAGTGGAAAGAATTGGACTAGTTGCTTACCGACTTGCCCTACCCTTAGCCTTATCAAACCTCCATGATGTGTTTCATGTATCACAACTTCAAAAACATGAGCCAGATCCCTTCCAGGTAATGCCAGCTGAAACTAtcaagattcaagaaaatctttcgtACGTTGAGAAACCGGTCAACATTTTGGATCGTAGGGATCAAGTCCTAAGGAACAAGTCAATTCCCCTTGTAcaagttttgtggagaaaccCAGTAAGTGAGGAGATAACTTGGGAGCGAGAAGAAGACACGAGACTCAATTTTCCATACCTATTTGAAGACCCTATAGTTAGAATGAGTGAAGAATGA